CCTTCTTCAAGTGGGTTAGTTCGAATGAAAATTGAAGAAGTGATTGGCATTTATAAGGAGCTTCCTCTTATTCTTCACGCCATACATGATCATAGATAACAACTAGAGAGGAAGTAGGAGGAGATTGATTTGAAACTAGTATCATGGAATGTAAATGGAATCCGTGCCTGTGTGGGGAAAGGTTTCCTAGATTATTTCAAAGAGGTGGACGCAGATATTTTTTGTATCCAAGAATCAAAGCTGCAAGCGGGACAAATTGAGCTAGAGTTAGAAGGATATTATCAATATTGGAATTATGCTGAAAGAAAAGGCTATTCGGGAACTGCTGTATTCACAAAGAAACAACCTTTGTCTGTTCACTATGGTGTAGGGGAGGCAACTGACGAGCCCGAAGGAAGAATTATTACCCTTGAATATGAATCTTTCTATTTAGTGAATGTGTATACCCCAAACTCCAAAAGAGATTTAGCTAGATTAGAAGAAAGGTTGGTTTGGGAAGATACATTAAGAGACTATCTTGTTGAATTAGATCAAAAGAAGCCTGT
This DNA window, taken from Bacillus carboniphilus, encodes the following:
- a CDS encoding exodeoxyribonuclease III, with product MKLVSWNVNGIRACVGKGFLDYFKEVDADIFCIQESKLQAGQIELELEGYYQYWNYAERKGYSGTAVFTKKQPLSVHYGVGEATDEPEGRIITLEYESFYLVNVYTPNSKRDLARLEERLVWEDTLRDYLVELDQKKPVIYCGDLNVAHEEIDLKNPKSNLKNSGFTQEERGKMTTLLQSGFVDSFRYLYPNREDVYTWWSYMNKVRERNIGWRIDYFITSNRISGLIKDAQAHCEVMGSDHCPVLLDIDLTV